Proteins from a genomic interval of Spea bombifrons isolate aSpeBom1 chromosome 4, aSpeBom1.2.pri, whole genome shotgun sequence:
- the IRF1 gene encoding interferon regulatory factor 1 isoform X2, whose translation MPVTRLRMRPWLEKQIESNEFPGLSWVNKEEMIFQIPWKHAARQGWDINKDACLFRSWAIHTGKYKEGEKETDAKTWKANFRCAMNSLPDIKEVKDRSICKGSSAVRVYKMLPVPIKTDRKERKSKSFKDAKNNVSKKIASSSQDEVEESVPNTNFTVDHSYTSNSYEETEMNLDIGLIDVSSIKDWNNSLEIQLPDSTNDLYPFQVSPIHSSSEEEDQETRISSDLLNEKLS comes from the exons atgcctgtgACACGTCTACGTATGAGGCCTTGGTTGGAGAAGCAAATAGAATCCAACGAATTTCCAGGACTTTCATGGGTCAACAAG GAGGAAATGATTTTTCAGATCCCTTGGAAGCATGCTGCAAGGCAGGGATGGGATATCAATAAAGATGCCTGTCTATTTAGAAGCTGGGCTATTCATACAG GAAAATATAAAGAAGGTGAAAAAGAAACAGATGCCAAAACCTGGAAAGCTAATTTCCGATGTGCTATGAATTCTTTACCTGACATTAAAGAAGTAAAGGACAGGAGTATATGCAAAGGGTCAAGTGCTGTCCGCGTATACAAAATGCTACCAGTCCCAATAAAGACAGACCGAAAAG AACGCAAATCCAAATCATTCAAAGATGCCAAAAACAATGTTAGTAAAAAG ATTGCAAGCTCATCTCAAGATGAGGTGGAAGAATCAGTTCCAAACACTAATTTTACAGTAGACCACAGCTACACATCAAATTCATATGAAGAAACTGAAATGAATTTAGACATTG GGTTAATTGATGTCAGCAGCATAAAAGACTGGAACAACTCATTGGAAATCCAGTTGCCTGACAGTACCAATGATCTCTACCCATTCCAAGTATCACCTATACATTCTTCTTCTGAAG